In Oncorhynchus nerka isolate Pitt River linkage group LG21, Oner_Uvic_2.0, whole genome shotgun sequence, the following are encoded in one genomic region:
- the LOC135563679 gene encoding interferon beta-like has product MAIQTITWMSAFLCLVQVFSMPMPCQLQGQLVRTTHNLLRDMGGHFPLKCLQENVFIAFPATSFATSGAPQLSSSAAKAIYETLKKIDTLFGTDELPTMWDQQKLEYFQNIIYRQIEESECMSSVDTSDYPIRAEGLKTYFGNIAAVLKEKNFSYCAWEVVRKELLYTLEFILKHTSDSLLWSNRT; this is encoded by the exons ATGGCAATTCAGACTATCACTTGGATGAGCGCCTTCCTCTGCCTCGTGCAAGTGTTCTCGATGCCCATGCCTTGCCAGCTACAAGGACAGCTGGTGCGAACAACCCACAACCTACTGAGAGACAtg GGGGGTCATTTTCCTCTGAAGTGCCTGCAGGAGAATGTCTTCATTGCATTCCCAGCCACCTCATTTGCAACCTCCGGGGCGCCACAG TTGAGCAGCAGTGCTGCTAAGGCTATTTATGAGACATTGAAGAAAATCGACACATTGTTCGGAACTGACGAACTGCCGACAATGTGGGACCAACAGAAGTTGGAGTATTTTCAGAACATTATCTACCGTCAGATTGAAGAGAGCGAGTGT ATGAGCAGTGTGGATACAAGTGATTATCCCATCAGGGCAGAGGGCCTGAAGACATACTTTGGGAACATTGCAGCAGTTTTAAAAGAAAAG AATTTCAGTTACTGCGCCTGGGAAGTGGTTCGAAAAGAGCTCCTGTACACCCTAGAATTCATTCTGAAACACACCTCTGACAGCCTTCTGTGGTCCAACAGAACATGA
- the LOC135563680 gene encoding interferon beta-like yields MAIQTITWMSAFLCLVQVFSMPMPCQLQGQLVRTTHNLLRDMGGHFPLECLQENVFMAFPATSFATSGAPQLSSSAAKAIYETLKNIDTLFGTDELPTMWDQQKLEYFQNIIYRQIEESECMSSVDTSDYPIRAEGLKTYFGNIAAVLKEKNFSYCAWEVVRKELLYTLEFILKHTSDSLLWSNRT; encoded by the exons ATGGCAATTCAGACTATCACTTGGATGAGCGCCTTCCTCTGCCTCGTGCAAGTGTTCTCGATGCCCATGCCTTGCCAGCTACAAGGACAGCTGGTGCGAACAACCCACAACCTACTGAGAGACAtg GGGGGTCATTTTCCTCTGGAGTGCCTGCAGGAGAATGTCTTCATGGCATTCCCAGCCACCTCATTTGCAACCTCCGGGGCGCCACAG TTGAGCAGCAGTGCTGCTAAGGCTATTTATGAGACATTGAAGAACATCGACACATTGTTCGGAACTGACGAACTGCCGACAATGTGGGACCAACAGAAGTTGGAGTATTTTCAGAACATTATCTACCGTCAGATTGAAGAGAGCGAGTGT ATGAGCAGTGTGGATACAAGTGATTATCCCATCAGGGCAGAGGGCCTGAAGACATACTTTGGGAACATTGCAGCAGTTTTAAAAGAAAAG AATTTCAGTTACTGCGCCTGGGAAGTGGTTCGAAAAGAGCTCCTGTACACCCTAGAATTCATTCTGAAACACACCTCTGACAGCCTTCTGTGGTCCAACAGAACATGA